The following coding sequences are from one Lolium rigidum isolate FL_2022 chromosome 6, APGP_CSIRO_Lrig_0.1, whole genome shotgun sequence window:
- the LOC124662696 gene encoding G-type lectin S-receptor-like serine/threonine-protein kinase At2g19130 yields MASARMPVFPALVPVLFAVGLVALQGAVLRAGAADTFTVDRPLSGSQSPLVSKSGKFALGFFQPDNSRRWYIGIWYNEMPGQVPVWVANRDSPVSNPDTSRLTISTDGNIVLLDDSRSAVWSTNMTTITSSNVGVILDTGNLVLADTSNTSIILWQSFDHFGNTWLPGGKVGRGNLTGGSTSLISWKTFNDPTLGFFSLVFDPNGTSQFLLMWNSTQQYWSSGNWTGQGFSGLPEMSHSNGYPNSMYEFEFVHNAKESYFMYNIKGDAFITRFVMDATGRILIFTWIESAKDWMLSLTAPKAKCDVYSLCGSFSVCTENGLALCSCLRGFSEEYQGQWSQGDHTQGCRRNVALQGSSNGSQSDRFYTIMGVKLPSNAHDIVAAGSIQNCELACLRRRDCTAYSFNGSCSVWYGDLINLQVMSSDVGTKGGSIQIRLAASEFSSRKSIKKKLAIIITIATISVALIIALIFLARKMFKEEVTVKGSLTAFRYRNVQTLTKNFSTKLGGGAFGSVFKGSLADGTMVAVKKLEGFRQGEKQFRAEVSTLGTVQHVNLIRLLGFCSEKKNKLLVYEYMPNASLDRYLFESSEQPLLSWSTRYQIALGVARGLHYLHERCRDCIIHCDIKPENILLSDTFVPKVADFGLAKLMGHDFSRVLTTVRGTVGYLAPEWIAGTAITTKADVYSYGMMLFEIVSGRRNSRQRQDSKADFFPLLAALRLTEGELEGLVDTRLGCDVDLTEVERVFRIACWCIQDEEGARPAMATVVQVLEGLVDVNVPPVPRWIKHLTDQSTYVEFSSELLSE; encoded by the exons ATGGCGAGTGCCCGGATGCCCGTCTTCCCTGCGCTCGTTCCCGTTCTGTTCGCCGTAGGCTTGGTTGCACTGCAAGGAGCCGTGTTACGCGCTGGTGCCGCCGATACCTTCACCGTCGACCGGCCGTTGTCCGGCAGCCAGAGCCCACTTGTGTCCAAGAGTGGCAAGTTCGCGCTCGGTTTTTTCCAGCCAG ATAACTCCCGGCGTTGGTACATCGGCATATGGTACAACGAAATGCCAGGGCAAGTGCCAGTGTGGGTCGCAAATAGGGACTCTCCGGTCTCAAACCCAGATACATCACGCCTAACCATATCAACAGATGGTAATATTGTCCTACTTGATGATTCAAGATCGGCGGTCTGGTCTACCAACATGACAACCATCACCTCTTCCAATGTTGGTGTCATCCTTGACACCGGAAACCTTGTACTAGCAGACACATCCAACACCTCCATCATCCTATGGCAAAGCTTTGACCATTTCGGCAACACATGGCTCCCTGGTGGCAAGGTCGGGCGGGGGAATCTCACCGGTGGGAGCACAAGTCTAATCTCATGGAAGACTTTTAATGACCCAACACTAGGGTTTTTCTCCCTTGTATTCGACCCGAATGGCACAAGCCAATTCTTGCTCATGTGGAACAGTACCCAACAGTATTGGAGCAGCGGCAACTGGACTGGCCAAGGTTTCTCCGGCTTGCCAGAGATGTCACATAGTAATGGCTACCCCAACTCGATGTACGAATTCGAATTCGTCCACAATGCAAAAGAGAGCTACTTCATGTACAATATCAAGGGCGATGCATTCATCACGAGATTTGTCATGGACGCAACAGGGCGTATTCTTATCTTCACATGGATTGAGAGCGCCAAGGATTGGATGTTGTCCTTGACGGCACCCAAGGCAAAGTGTGATGTGTACTCGTTGTGTGGGTCGTTCAGTGTCTGCACCGAGAATGGATTGGCGTTATGTAGCTGCCTTCGTGGTTTCAGTGAGGAATACCAGGGCCAATGGTCACAGGGCGATCACACTCAAGGCTGCAGAAGAAACGTTGCCCTTCAGGGCAGCAGCAATGGCTCGCAGAGTGACAGGTTCTACACTATAATGGGTGTGAAGTTACCAAGCAATGCACATGACATTGTCGCTGCTGGTAGTATCCAAAACTGTGAGCTTGCATGTCTAAGAAGGCGTGACTGCACTGCTTATTCCTTCAACGGCAGCTGCTCAGTTTGGTACGGGGACCTTATCAACCTACAAGTGATGAGTAGTGATgttggtactaaaggtggttctaTTCAAATCCGTTTGGCTGCATCCGAGTTCTCTAGCAGAAAGTCAATAAAGAAGAAACTGGCTATCATTATCACCATTGCCACTATTAGTGTTGCACTAATAATTGCATTAATTTTCCTAGCGAGGAAAATGTTTAAGGAGGAGGTGACAGTCAAGGGATCACTGACGGCATTCAGATATCGGAATGTGCAAACACTTACCAAAAACTTCTCCACGAAGCtcggtggtggcgcctttggctCGGTGTTCAAAGGGTCACTGGCCGATGGAACCATGGTGGCTGTAAAGAAGCTCGAAGGATTTCGTCAAGGGGAGAAGCAGTTCCGCGCAGAGGTGAGCACCCTTGGCACTGTTCAACATGTCAACTTAATTCGACTACTCGGTTTTTGTTCAGAGAAAAAGAACAAGCTACTTGTCTATGAGTACATGCCAAATGCCTCGCTAGACCGGTACCTCTTCGAGAGTAGCGAACAACCGCTGCTAAGCTGGAGCACGAGGTACCAAATTGCACTCGGAGTCGCTAGAGGATTACACTATCTCCATGAGAGATGCAGGGACTGCATCATCCACTGTGACATCAAACCTGAAAACATACTGTTGAGCGACACCTTTGTGCCAAAAGTTGCAGACTTCGGGCTCGCAAAGCTCATGGGCCATGACTTCAGTCGTGTGCTGACGACGGTGAGGGGAACAGTAGGATACCTCGCGCCTGAGTGGATAGCTGGCACGGCCATCACAACAAAGGCGGATGTTTATAGCTATGGTATGATGTTGTTCGAGATTGTGTCCGGCAGGAGGAACTCGAGGCAGCGGCAGGACAGCAAGGCGGATTTCTTCCCGTTGTTGGCTGCGTTGAGGCTAACTGAAGGGGAACTAGAGGGTCTCGTGGATACCCGGTTGGGCTGCGACGTGGACTTGACTGAGGTGGAAAGGGTCTTTAGGATCGCGTGCTGGTGCATCCAGGACGAGGAAGGCGCTAGGCCGGCCATGGCGACGGTGGTGCAGGTTCTGGAGGGCCTGGTTGATGTCAATGTCCCGCCGGTGCCGAGATGGATTAAACACCTCACAGACCAATCGACTTATGTGGAGTTCTCTTCGGAGTTACTGTCAGAATGA